The following are encoded in a window of Scophthalmus maximus strain ysfricsl-2021 chromosome 6, ASM2237912v1, whole genome shotgun sequence genomic DNA:
- the elf3 gene encoding ETS-related transcription factor Elf-3, whose protein sequence is MSSTCLSTVLTHANLTMYQTGIADVLLHQPSVLPSINPLQNSPHIHNQSYKQISPHCWTADDVLEWISDHIESTKSDASALSLACCAMDGPALCQMNRDQMTGIFGLQLGSHLHQSLQEHKTKYELQSLSRSELNETCQLLDDFLINLNFPLLSSIRIGQGEGAVSKREFDNREDYDPTSLTPLRDIEYLSDNQSDSECSSSSNGGMFGFSSLGSPESGSGESDPEFSYPLISKVHIKTEKGETRVKRPRGRPPKVSRELSSSVYECPKKNKHVPRGTHLWEFIRDILIHPERNQGLMKWEDRREGVFKFLKSEAVAQMWGQKKKNSSMTYEKLSRAMRYYYKREILERVDGRRLVYKFGKNSSGWKIEEIGMGM, encoded by the exons ATGTCGTCAACGTGCCTCAGCACTGTCCTGACTCATGCCAACCTCACCATGTATCAGACTGGCATCGCCGATGTACTTCTGCACCAACCCAGCGTGCTACCCAGCATTAACCCTCTGCAGAACAGCCCCCACATCCACA ATCAGTCATACAAGCAGATCAGCCCTCACTGCTGGACAGCAGACGACGTTCTGGAGTGGATCAGCGACCATATAGAGAGCACCAAGTCTGATGCCAGTGCCCTGAGTCTCGCCTGCTGCGCCATGGATGGACCCGCCCTCTGCCAGATGAACAGGGACCAGATGACAGGAATCTTTGGCCTGCAACTTGGATCACACCTCCACCAGAGTCTGCAGGAACACAAGACCAAATATG aGCTACAGAGCCTGTCAAGATCAGAGTTGAATGAGACCTGCCAGCTCCTGGACGACTTCCTGATCAACCTGAATTTCCCTTTGCTCAGCAGCATCAGAATTGGCCAAG GAGAAGGAGCTGTCAGCAAGAGAGAGTTTGACAACAGGGAGGATTATGATCCGACTAGTTTGACACCTCTCAGAGACATTGAGTACCTGTCTGACAACCAGTCTGACAGTGAGTGCAGCTCCTCCTCAAATG GTGGAATGTTTGGCTTCTCAAGCCTTGGCTCCCCAGAGTCTGGTAGTGGCGAATCAGACCCAGAGTTCTCCTACCCTCTGATTTCAA AGGTGCACATCAAAACTGAGAAAGGAGAAACTCGTGTGAAGCGACCACGGGGGCGACCTCCTAAAGTCAGCAGAGAACTTAGCAGCAGCGTCTATGAATGTccgaagaaaaacaaacatg TGCCTCGAGGAACTCACCTTTGGGAGTTCATCAGGGACATTCTGATCCACCCAGAGAGGAACCAGGGCCTGATGAAGTGGGAGGACCGCCGTGAGGGCGTCTTTAAGTTCCTAAAGTCTGAGGCTGTGGCTCAGATGTGGggccagaaaaagaagaacagcagCATGACGTATGAGAAACTTAGCCGTGCAATGAG GTATTACTATAAGAGGGAAATCCTGGAGCGTGTCGACGGCCGGAGGCTTGTTTACAAATTCGGGAAGAACTCTAGTGGCTGGAAGATTGAGGAGATTGGCATGGGAATGTGA